TTTGAGACCTACGCGCATGCCATTACACTTGATACTTACAACTCCCTTGGCGAAACTAGGTACCGGCGCTCCGTATAAAAGTGTGTTGAGTAGACTCGACTTTCCAACATTGGAGTATCCAACAAAGGCGACCTGTTTAATGTCTGAGATTAAAGAAACGCTGTGCCTTGCAACCACCCGCACTTTGCCCTTTTTCATTCTGGCTGTTTATGGACTTTTAGGTGCTGATCCAGAGGAGGAGAGTCTGGCCTGGACCCTCATTCCCTTCAGATTGCTGTGATATTCCTTCTTTGttattcttttccattcaccaCCACTATTCTCGAAATAGGCCCTGTCTGAGTGGTCATTTTCGAGAATGTAGGCAATGACCACCTTACATTCCTCCTGGATATGATATCGTACCAGAGTGGCATACTGCTCATTTTCACCTTCCCAGAGGACTGTGTCACCGCAAACTATTTTCGTGAAAAAATCCATGGTTGCTGGAGTAAATGCTCCATAGATGACTCCGTCATTCGTATTCTCATAGAGTATAGCGTGCTCAGTGCTTTCAGTCTTCGAGATATCAAGGATCAATTCGGGTCTCTGAGTACTCTCTTTTTCAGAAATTTTGCGCCACTTCTCTCCGAAGGCATCCTCAAACTTGAGACTGAATGCATCAATTTCCATAGCCTGCCACCTCCCATTCAACCTTTCAAAACACTTTTGCTCCACATTCTCTCCATCGGTCACATCCAAAGCAAGAATATTCCAGTCGTTTCCCATGTAGAGCTGTACAAGTAGACACTTTTCCTCTCCTTGAGCTGTCCAAACATTGGATTCGTTGTCGGCAACTGAGGATATATGATGaccatcctttggaatATACTCCTTGCAGACTACTCCACTCCTGCTAACCTTGAGAATATCAACCTTGGACTCATCAGGATTAGCAAGATCCATAGTGGAGGCTGTAAGCGGTTCTTGGTCATTTCCAGCGCCATAGACGACCTCTGTCTCATCGGCATCATTCCTTCCGCAGCAAAGACAACGAAGCCAGCCTGCACTGCAGAGCTGGATGGTAGCCAGAATGGGCAGTAGAACGATTCTCATCTTCCTGCTAGTTTAGATTGTGAGCAGTGTCCATGCGGAGGTGGCATAAACGGTGTACAGAAATGTACGCGGTACCAACACCGACATCTCTACTCGCTCATTCATCCTACTGACCAGCGTCCATATTGTAATCACAGCAGAGAAGGGCATCTTGTGCGAGGCGGTCTTTGCATGTTCAGTCATCCATTCACCTGAGTGCCTCCACACCTTTCAGTGTGCATGTCCCAGGGGAAAGAGAGACTTACCTGAGGGATCTTTTTCACTGGATAGCTGTCAATGGTATCCGCGACGTAGACGGGATTTGACGAAACCTTTTTTGCGAACAACTTCTTGGAGTAGGACACCTGCAGAGCGTCATATTCGCGATATACACCTACGTTGGAGTCTGACATCCACGGAACGCTGCGCGTCTGGGTAGGATCGTAGAGATCAACAAACGGTCTCGCCAAAAAGGGCTCTAAGGGCTGGTTATCGATGATGTACACGTACCTATGCGATTCCCGAGTCCATTAATCACTCCCTTCATGTGCCGTCGAAACAAGACGAAAAGCCCAGCGTTTAAGGAAATCGTCTGACCTACGCCGAGACGTCTCTGGTGGGAGGGCTAATGTGTGCGCCTTTATGCTACTCTTGCGATTCCCTTACAAGTTTAACGTCGTCTATGAACCTTTGGGAGTGCTTCTTGAGGAGCTCTTCCCTTCTAAGGGCCATTCTGTCAATTGCGGAGACAAATGGCTCCCCTTTGTCCCTGTCTTGTGTCTTTGTTTCTGCGTAGGGGCCTCTTGAATCTCTGCTCCGTTCCTCGCGACGGTAGGATCTGCGGTCTGCCTCCCTGCCGCCTCCTTTATCTCTCTTGTGACTTGCTGGCCTCAGTCTTCGGCCATACTCGTCGGTTTTCTCACGGTCGTGTCGCTTTTCGTAGCTCTTGGCGACCTTGAGCTTGGAGTAGGAGTGTGTAGCCCCGGCCGTTTTGCCAACTTTTCTGTCCCTGTTCCCCTTTAAGCTTTCGTCCTCGTCTCTTGCTGGAGATTCGAGAGGGGCTGTAGCAGAATAGGTAAATTCCTGGACGGACTTGACTCTGGGCTTGGCGTCACCGAGATCTTTTGGGGATTCTCCGGAACCTTGCGACTTCCTGGAGACCTTCTCACATCTAGACTCcaaaatctccagaggatcCATCGACGCAAATGTATGGCAAATGTCCAAACTGACAGTCTACCCAGGCCAGACGGCACCAGGAATAACAGCCGTACAGACAAACTAAAAACCCTGAGAGCGTAAATTTCTCATCTACTCGCATCAACATCACTTGCATAGCAAATACTCCAAATGAAAAAAACTTATGCGGATTCGGCAGCAGCCTTCTTTGCCTTGGCGGCCTTTCTGGCAACTCTCAACTTGTGGTAGACCTCGGCTGAGGCTTCCTGTTCGGTGATTGCCCTTGGTGCCTCGGCAAAGAAATCTTGAACAACAGGCATGACCTTCTTGATGGATACCTTGGAGAGGGCGAGTGTGGCCAACTTCTCCTTTGGCGTATCATCTGGAATGCCAGAGAAACCCTTCTTGGCGTGCTTCTTCCTTGGGAACAAGACCAACTTGGACAACCAGGTCTTGAGACGATTGACATTTAAATCCAAACTTTCAGCGCACTTGTTGGACCTCCTGTGGTCGACTGCAATTCCGATAGTGCGGGCAACCTTCTTGCCAATGCCGGCGGCCTTGAGCTCCTGGAGAGTAAAGCCACGTCCGAACCTAACCTTGTAGTTGTAACGCCTGGTAGGCATATGGACCAATGGCCTCAATAAACCAGAGGGAGTGATTTCACCGGCCTTTTTCTGGCGAGCAACCCTCCTGGCGTGCTTCTTGCCAGCCTGGTTGAGAATTGGCTTGATAAAGCGACCCTTGCACTTTACACGGTGAACATTGGATATAACATTGTTGTGCCTCACCATTTTGAAATTCCtaaatgaatgtgtatagtgtgagctatggaatagcgaacGCCGTCGTTAGACGGAGtcccaaagaatgagggatgcgaACTACTAGcggagctaggaggagcaggagctctatggcgacctctgggagcaTTGACGAGCTGTTTACAGCGAGTAGCCTCTTTGTCTTTCTAGAGACATTTATGAGTACCATACCATCAGTGCGATTGCTGAGTGACCGTCTCTAGAATGAGCGTAGCGAATAGAGAACTGGAGAGTAGATTCAATATAGGAGTCTGTCATTACACTGCCCAATGGACAAATGGCATCTTGAGATATAGAATGCCACGCATTCCTACTGGCTCCGCTATTAGAGCCTCGGTTTACGCCAGACCAGTCCTTCTGACCCTCTAGTAACCATTTGGGCTCCATTCGCTAGACTTGCATAGTCACCATCGGGACATGATGGTCCTCTACCAAACATTGTGAATACAGAGGCTCCCATCCTGCTATtgttgcattatacaactcgatgcttggcatatcctaatggtaactcattcatctattcttctagagactccctacgGTCGTCCAGTACTCCTTCTGGACTCCATTCCTACCATCTCAAAATGGTCCTTTTCCCTATGGTGGATTAgacaactcgatgcttggcatatcctaatggtaactcattcatctgaggatgaattcgcatcactattccactcgttacactcattccatagtgatatactacctagtctaACGACGTCGGTgggtcacctgtttcagcACTCCTTACAGTAGTACCTTCacagtgagaatcctactgGTAAAAGGTCCTCTGAAGAGTccattaaagagtctactggagtgaaAGTAGATGACCATTTCTCCCTtcggctaaagcctatggtcgctctagtccctcattcttcgggactcaTCCTCGGCTTCGCTGTGGACAACCGCCCACGCGGGCCTCTGCTTGTACACAAATCTACTCACCTGTTAAGCGCCCTTCGTTACTCAAATTCCGTGGCGAATTAAAAAATCTGACAATTTTGTAATGACCTTTCGGGGAGGTGAGCAGTCGTCCGTCTTGTGGAGTGGGGCTGCGCCTTGGAGTTGTAGAATCAACAATTTCGCCAAACATTCGATTGAAATTTGTCATTGGTGTATTTTCTGTTTTAAAAAGACTCGCATTTTTCAAAAGTTGCAGGTTAGTTTACGGTACCGGATCTACACTCGCCCTGGCCCTGAAACTGACGCCGTAGCGGCAGTCCCCCTGCCGTACCGCCAGCGTCTCCCCCGTAGCTTCGTCCTAACGCAAATATTCAGAATGGTCGAATTAGTAAAGAGCCAAAAGGTACAAACCTTTGGCCGCAAGAAGCGCGCTGTCTGCGTAGCCCTCTGCACCAAGGGATCTGGAATGATTCGCGTAAATGGCCGTCCATTGGACTCAATCGAGCCTCCCACACTCCGCACAAAGGCACTGGAATCGCTCTACGTCATTGGCACAAAACGCATTTCAAAGTTGGACATTAGACTCCGCGTCCGCGGCGGTGGTTTCACCTCCCAAGTCTACGCCATTCGCCAGGCCATCTCAAAGGCCGTCGTCGCCTTTTACCAAAAGTACGTTGACGAGACCTCCAAGAAGAAGATTGTCGACGAGCTCGTCAGCTACGATCGCTCACTCTTGATTGCCGATTCACGTCGCTGCGAACCCAAAAAGTTTGGCGGTCCAGGTGCCCGTGCTCGCTACCAAAAGTCTTATCGTTGATTTATTTAAACTGGTAATCGTTTACATGTACACGTAACCTAGGCTGAAAAATTAGAGAGCATTGGCTCCAGAAATAATCTCAATGAGCTCAAGTGTAATCTTGGACTGCCTTGCCCTATTGTACTTTAGAGTAAGCTTACTCAACATGTCTGTAGCGTTTGACGATGCATTGTCCATAGCAGACATTCTTGCCGATTGCTCCGATGCGAGGGAGTCCAACATGCATCCGTAAATGCAGGATGTAAGATAAAACTCGTAAAAGTCTGGATAAAAGGAACCAGACTCTGGCTCCGTCTCAAATACGTTTAATTCTCTCTTGGTCATCTGCAAAGGTGTTAATCTAAATGCACACTACAAACCATCTTGTACTGTTCCAGCGAGAGGACATCCATAACTTTGGTTTCATAGCTAATGGCGGACTTGAAGTGGTTGTATACGATTCTAATTTTGTCATGATTGCCGCTCTTTATGGTCTCAGCAATTAGTGCCGCCTTGGCATAGTTGAAGGGAGTCTTTGAGACTTCAGTAAAGACGTTTTTGAAGAGTTTGCCAAAGTTCCTTTCCAAGGCGCTCCTCGCCTTTTCGCCAATAACGTATAGAGAATACCCAGCGAGGGTGGCTGAATCGGCGTTTTGGATTAGATTTCTGGTCGCCTTGGCCACGGATGAATTGATACCTCCACAAAGTCCCTTGTCAGAAGCCATGACAATGAGGGCCGTATTCTTTGTTGTGGGTTCCGTGGTCGCAATCGGTAACAAGTTGAAAACATCCTGAGTCACATTGACCATTAGAAAGTGAGAACTAACCTGTGCTGGTTGAGAGAATGGTCTTCCGCACTCGAGTCTACGCTGATCGGCCTTCAACTTTGATGCTGCAACCATCTTCATGGCCTTGGTGATCTGCAAGCTCCTATCAAGACCGCAGTAAAACTAACCTTTTGGATGGACTTTACCGACTTTATCCTGGCGGCCACCGCCTGTATATCACCGCTGCCAAATGAACGGGTCTGGACTGCATTCACAGAACCGTAGACCGCGGATCTGTTCCAGCTCCCGCTGATAACGGACGAGAACTTGGCGAAAGTTGCCATATTTATTAACTTTATACAGAAATGTGCCTTTTCCTGCCAAAACCGCTACTATAGCCACTGAGAGACTAAATCCCCAAGATTCCCGGCATCTTACGCCTGAAAATCACAAAACCAGCGGGTGTAGtagaaatataaacaaaatggCCCCTCCGAAACGCCAAAAGCCTCGGCTCTTGGTGATGGGGGATACTTTCTTGACAACCCCGAATAGTTGGCCCAAGTCAATCCTTTCGTTCTCACGCACATTTTGTGTTTATATTTTCGTCATGTGGAGATGATACTCGATGCTAGTCTGTATAATAAAGCCttttaaagatggaaaagagCGTAAATGTAGCGAACGAAGAGTAAGTCTGCAAGGTGTAGATGTTTTTGGACTATAAAGCGGCCCATTGTCCGTTAAAGACACTGGAATAGCTGCATCTGTGCGCTGAGTGTCCATATGTGCCATTTACATTTCGAATTCTATGACTCATGATTCCATTTAGCGTCATAAAGCTGATTCTGCAATATCTGAGGGAAAATGGTTTAAACAGGAGCCTCTTGATGCTCcaggaagaatctggagTCGCTCTAAACAGCGTGTCAAACCTGGAATCGCTCATTGCTGACGCACAAATGGGCAGATGGAATCAAGTCCTGGACGTTGTAGACACGATGAAACTATCGCAAGACACATTATTCAAG
This region of Theileria equi strain WA chromosome 1, complete sequence genomic DNA includes:
- a CDS encoding hypothetical protein (encoded by transcript BEWA_032690A), with translation MDPLEILESRCEKVSRKSQGSGESPKDLGDAKPRVKSVQEFTYSATAPLESPARDEDESLKGNRDRKVGKTAGATHSYSKLKVAKSYEKRHDREKTDEYGRRLRPASHKRDKGGGREADRRSYRREERSRDSRGPYAETKTQDRDKGEPFVSAIDRMALRREELLKKHSQRFIDDVKLVRESQE
- a CDS encoding 60S ribosomal protein L13e, putative (encoded by transcript BEWA_032700A), which encodes MVRHNNVISNVHRVKCKGRFIKPILNQAGKKHARRVARQKKAGEITPSGLLRPLVHMPTRRYNYKVRFGRGFTLQELKAAGIGKKVARTIGIAVDHRRSNKCAESLDLNVNRLKTWLSKLVLFPRKKHAKKGFSGIPDDTPKEKLATLALSKVSIKKVMPVVQDFFAEAPRAITEQEASAEVYHKLRVARKAAKAKKAAAESA
- a CDS encoding 40s ribosomal protein S16, putative (encoded by transcript BEWA_032710A), with the protein product MVELVKSQKVQTFGRKKRAVCVALCTKGSGMIRVNGRPLDSIEPPTLRTKALESLYVIGTKRISKLDIRLRVRGGGFTSQVYAIRQAISKAVVAFYQKYVDETSKKKIVDELVSYDRSLLIADSRRCEPKKFGGPGARARYQKSYR
- a CDS encoding ATP synthase F1 subunit gamma, putative (encoded by transcript BEWA_032720A), whose amino-acid sequence is MATFAKFSSVISGSWNRSAVYGSVNAVQTRSFGSGDIQAVAARIKSVKSIQKITKAMKMVAASKLKADQRRLECGRPFSQPAQDVFNLLPIATTEPTTKNTALIVMASDKGLCGGINSSVAKATRNLIQNADSATLAGYSLYVIGEKARSALERNFGKLFKNVFTEVSKTPFNYAKAALIAETIKSGNHDKIRIVYNHFKSAISYETKVMDVLSLEQYKMMTKRELNVFETEPESGSFYPDFYEFYLTSCIYGCMLDSLASEQSARMSAMDNASSNATDMLSKLTLKYNRARQSKITLELIEIISGANAL